A stretch of Chloracidobacterium validum DNA encodes these proteins:
- a CDS encoding LVIVD repeat-containing protein, with protein sequence MGFSVFPALKPVAGDDAVNDSSLQSVTTGAPVAAGGQADPPKPSPPVDPATARSRIYRAAKDKSEDDWKLQNANDSGCLSCHTGYEGGYKTAHIAPDGSPLNIGRNITCVYCHGGNGEITKPAGSDKGQTAYIKAQNEAHPQPTNPKLWKRKDGSAKSANPELSYTALLKENLDFVRFVNPGDLRVADITCGECHNKDARLDGQAFIVDKVKTSMMTHGAMLWGAALYNNGAYPYKDTRWGESYNEDGAPQAIMSIKPPTPAERKYRGIVPFITPLPRWEVTQPGNILRVFERGGRKQSEVGNPFPEADLAGLPEVKLSPRGYGTFLRTDPVFLGLQKTRLLDPLTSLMGTNDHPGDYRSSGCTACHTPYANDRSTVHSSPKFDYAHTNRGTTKTDDPTIPKDEPGHPVRHVLTNAMPTSQCMVCHMHPGTNMLTTYQGFMWWDNETDGRPMYPETPLKRSDEELENIARHNPEGSAQRGKWGDRAFLGEVWTEVNPKAQRTQFADFHGHGWIYRAVFKQDRKGRYLDENDQPVANVTSDALRDAVAYTSEGVEVNKPTTRNGVPVHLKDIHLEKGLHCVDCHFSQDGHGDRLIYGEPRASIEISCQDCHGSIYAYANPKSLTSGFAGGARKKSADDALVTGKFTARNKTEAEAPGGSNSLDGYKTRTVYDRDPSKRRPRGFRQASVLEIPTTGPYKGKVIQYSMVDPEKFWVVVQTKDSVTPGHEHYSEKSHYAKLLMKGDVWDPKAPPDESKDTQLAHSDQKMTCYACHSAWMTSCFGCHLPMVANRKRPMNHNEGGPETRNWTSYNFQVLRDDVFMLGIDGTATGNRIAPVRSSSAVIVGSQNANRLWLYSQQQTISSEGYSGQAMNTHVPHTVRARETKGCTDCHISKDNDNNAIMAQLLLLGTNYVNFLGRYVYVAEGHHGISAVVATERDEPQAVIGSTLHELAYPKQYKKHRAGGDKLHEHYHHHGHALSLQMRGEYLYVAEGEHGVHVYDIANIDNKDFSERITTAPVSPLGQRFYVKTKYATAIASPTTLGVDPTRQRFPENEEQPISLVYAYLYVSDREEGLVMINAATLLDGDPNNNFIKKDYTFNPNGLLNGAENLTVAGDHAYILCDRGLVIVNIANAAAPKVVSVVEGFKKPKGIAVQFRYAFVTDAVGMHVVDITLPEKARLVPGATVPLEDAHQIYVARTYAYVAGGKQGLVIIDVERPEQPTIDQVFTAGGVINDAHDVKVGMTNASAFAYIADGKNGLRVVQLTSPETMATNSGFSPRPEPRLIATHPTKGESLAVSKGLDRDRGVDESGHQLVVFGRRGARPFKLDEMRRLYLKPDGTVYTVSNEVPKGPTKGWYAEAREAQPTSASWWPLGWLALFAVITPFAIRWRRRR encoded by the coding sequence GTGGGATTCAGCGTTTTCCCGGCGCTCAAACCGGTTGCCGGTGATGATGCGGTGAATGATTCGTCACTGCAAAGCGTGACGACCGGCGCGCCGGTGGCGGCTGGAGGACAAGCCGACCCGCCGAAACCGTCGCCGCCCGTTGATCCGGCAACTGCCCGCTCCCGAATTTACCGCGCTGCCAAAGACAAGTCCGAAGACGACTGGAAGCTCCAGAACGCGAATGACAGCGGTTGCCTGAGTTGCCATACCGGCTACGAAGGTGGCTACAAGACGGCCCACATTGCCCCGGATGGCAGCCCGTTGAACATCGGACGCAACATCACTTGTGTCTATTGCCATGGCGGTAATGGCGAGATTACGAAACCGGCCGGAAGCGACAAAGGGCAGACCGCCTACATCAAGGCACAGAATGAGGCCCATCCCCAGCCAACGAACCCAAAGCTGTGGAAGCGCAAGGATGGCTCGGCCAAGTCGGCCAACCCGGAGCTGTCTTACACGGCGCTGCTCAAGGAAAACCTTGACTTCGTGCGGTTCGTCAACCCAGGCGACCTGCGGGTTGCAGACATCACCTGCGGGGAGTGCCACAACAAGGATGCCCGGCTCGATGGGCAGGCCTTCATCGTGGACAAGGTCAAGACCAGCATGATGACCCACGGAGCCATGCTGTGGGGCGCGGCGCTCTATAACAATGGCGCTTACCCCTACAAAGACACCCGCTGGGGCGAAAGCTACAACGAGGATGGCGCCCCGCAGGCCATCATGTCGATCAAGCCCCCGACGCCAGCGGAGCGCAAGTACCGTGGCATCGTGCCGTTCATCACGCCGCTACCGCGGTGGGAGGTCACGCAGCCGGGCAATATCCTGCGCGTGTTCGAGCGCGGTGGGCGCAAGCAGTCCGAGGTCGGCAATCCGTTCCCCGAAGCCGACCTGGCCGGTTTGCCCGAAGTGAAGCTCAGCCCACGCGGCTACGGGACGTTCCTGCGCACCGATCCGGTATTTCTCGGCCTGCAGAAAACCCGCTTGCTCGATCCGCTCACCTCGCTGATGGGAACGAATGACCATCCAGGCGACTATCGGTCGAGCGGCTGTACGGCCTGCCACACGCCCTATGCCAACGACCGCTCGACGGTGCATTCCTCCCCCAAGTTTGATTACGCCCACACCAACCGCGGCACGACCAAGACCGACGACCCCACGATTCCCAAGGACGAGCCAGGCCATCCGGTTCGCCACGTCCTGACCAATGCCATGCCGACCAGCCAGTGCATGGTCTGCCACATGCACCCCGGCACGAACATGCTCACGACCTATCAGGGTTTCATGTGGTGGGATAATGAAACCGATGGCCGCCCGATGTACCCGGAAACGCCGCTCAAGCGCAGCGACGAAGAACTGGAAAACATTGCCCGCCACAACCCGGAAGGCTCGGCCCAGCGCGGCAAATGGGGCGACCGGGCGTTTTTGGGGGAGGTCTGGACGGAGGTCAACCCCAAGGCACAACGGACGCAATTTGCCGACTTCCACGGTCACGGTTGGATTTACCGCGCCGTCTTCAAGCAGGATCGCAAGGGCCGCTACCTGGATGAAAACGACCAACCGGTAGCGAATGTCACCTCGGATGCGCTCCGCGACGCCGTGGCGTACACCTCGGAAGGCGTCGAGGTCAACAAGCCGACGACGCGCAACGGTGTGCCGGTTCACCTCAAGGACATTCACCTTGAGAAGGGGCTGCACTGCGTGGATTGCCACTTTTCACAGGACGGCCATGGCGACCGGCTCATCTATGGTGAACCCCGCGCCTCGATTGAGATTAGCTGCCAGGATTGCCACGGCTCGATCTATGCCTACGCCAACCCGAAGTCTCTCACGAGCGGCTTTGCTGGCGGCGCGCGGAAGAAGAGCGCCGATGATGCGCTCGTCACCGGAAAATTCACGGCGCGCAACAAAACCGAAGCTGAAGCGCCGGGTGGTAGCAACTCACTGGATGGCTACAAGACCCGGACGGTCTATGACCGCGACCCATCCAAGCGCCGCCCCCGCGGCTTCCGGCAGGCGTCGGTGCTCGAAATCCCGACGACTGGACCCTACAAAGGCAAGGTTATCCAGTACTCGATGGTGGACCCAGAGAAGTTTTGGGTAGTCGTTCAGACCAAGGATTCTGTCACCCCCGGACATGAGCACTACAGCGAGAAATCGCACTACGCCAAGCTGCTGATGAAGGGCGATGTCTGGGACCCCAAGGCGCCGCCAGATGAAAGCAAGGACACCCAACTGGCGCACAGCGACCAGAAGATGACCTGTTATGCCTGTCATTCGGCCTGGATGACGAGCTGCTTTGGCTGCCACCTGCCAATGGTTGCCAACCGGAAGCGCCCGATGAACCACAACGAAGGTGGACCAGAAACGCGCAACTGGACTTCCTACAACTTCCAGGTGCTCCGTGATGACGTGTTCATGCTCGGCATTGATGGCACGGCGACGGGCAACCGGATTGCTCCGGTGCGCTCATCGTCGGCCGTCATCGTCGGCTCGCAAAACGCCAACCGGCTGTGGCTTTACTCGCAGCAGCAAACGATTTCTTCGGAGGGCTATTCGGGGCAGGCCATGAACACGCACGTGCCGCACACGGTGCGGGCGCGGGAGACGAAGGGCTGCACCGACTGCCACATTTCCAAAGACAATGACAACAACGCCATCATGGCGCAGTTGTTGCTCCTCGGAACGAACTACGTCAACTTCCTCGGTCGCTATGTCTATGTCGCCGAGGGGCACCACGGCATCTCGGCCGTCGTGGCGACCGAGCGCGATGAGCCACAGGCGGTTATCGGCAGCACCCTCCATGAACTGGCGTATCCGAAGCAATACAAGAAGCACAGGGCCGGCGGCGACAAGCTCCATGAGCACTACCATCACCACGGTCATGCGTTGAGCCTCCAGATGCGCGGCGAGTATCTCTATGTGGCGGAAGGCGAGCACGGCGTGCACGTCTATGACATCGCCAACATTGACAACAAAGACTTCTCCGAACGAATTACGACCGCGCCGGTGTCGCCGCTCGGACAGCGTTTTTACGTCAAGACCAAGTACGCCACCGCCATTGCTTCGCCCACCACGCTGGGCGTTGACCCGACTCGGCAACGGTTCCCGGAAAATGAAGAGCAGCCCATCAGCCTGGTCTATGCGTATCTCTACGTGAGCGACCGGGAGGAAGGGCTGGTCATGATCAACGCCGCCACGCTGCTGGACGGCGATCCAAACAACAACTTCATCAAGAAGGACTACACGTTCAACCCGAATGGCCTGCTCAACGGCGCTGAGAACCTGACCGTGGCCGGTGACCATGCCTACATCCTGTGTGACCGTGGCTTGGTGATTGTCAATATCGCCAACGCGGCCGCGCCCAAAGTCGTCTCGGTGGTCGAAGGCTTCAAGAAACCCAAGGGTATCGCCGTCCAGTTCCGCTATGCCTTTGTCACCGATGCGGTCGGGATGCACGTCGTGGACATCACGCTTCCAGAGAAAGCTCGCCTGGTGCCAGGCGCAACGGTGCCCCTGGAAGATGCCCATCAAATTTACGTGGCGCGGACCTATGCTTACGTGGCCGGTGGCAAACAGGGCCTGGTGATCATTGATGTCGAGCGACCTGAGCAGCCCACCATTGACCAGGTCTTTACGGCCGGCGGCGTCATCAACGACGCGCACGATGTCAAGGTCGGGATGACCAACGCCAGCGCCTTTGCTTACATTGCCGACGGCAAAAATGGACTGCGGGTAGTCCAACTGACGTCGCCGGAGACCATGGCGACGAATAGTGGCTTCAGTCCTCGCCCAGAACCGCGGTTGATTGCCACGCATCCGACCAAAGGCGAGTCGCTCGCCGTATCAAAGGGACTTGACCGCGACCGTGGCGTGGACGAAAGCGGTCATCAGTTGGTTGTTTTTGGGCGGCGTGGGGCGCGCCCGTTCAAGCTCGATGAAATGCGGCGGCTGTACCTCAAACCGGATGGCACGGTTTACACCGTGTCGAATGAAGTTCCGAAAGGACCAACCAAGGGGTGGTATGCGGAAGCCAGGGAGGCGCAACCAACGTCAGCTTCCTGGTGGCCGCTGGGCTGGCTGGCGCTTTTTGCCGTGATAACCCCCTTTGCCATACGTTGGCGGCGGCGCCGCTAA
- a CDS encoding DinB family protein, translating into MDATPALSRTTLATMLTQNLESSLQELASLPDEKRRCPLKPSRANPDIIWTPCDHLAHLIGIERYFNRQIEQALAENPSAAPARQANAPTRPREEAMAAVHALNDQWILKHRDKSFDELVAMARETRTETLAWLERTSDAQLELTLPVPWGLATLAEIFALHVRHTEMHLGFIRSGLTAVA; encoded by the coding sequence ATGGATGCCACGCCCGCTCTCTCCCGGACGACACTGGCGACGATGTTGACGCAGAACCTGGAGTCCTCACTTCAGGAACTGGCGTCCCTTCCAGACGAAAAACGACGGTGCCCACTCAAACCAAGCCGCGCCAACCCCGACATCATCTGGACACCCTGCGATCACCTAGCTCACCTCATCGGCATTGAACGCTACTTCAACCGGCAAATTGAACAGGCCCTGGCGGAGAACCCGTCCGCGGCCCCGGCGCGTCAGGCAAACGCGCCCACCCGCCCACGTGAAGAAGCCATGGCGGCGGTGCACGCGCTCAATGATCAGTGGATTTTGAAGCACCGTGACAAGTCCTTTGATGAACTCGTGGCTATGGCCCGGGAGACCCGAACCGAAACGCTCGCCTGGCTCGAACGCACCAGCGACGCCCAGCTCGAGCTGACGCTCCCGGTTCCGTGGGGATTGGCCACCTTGGCTGAAATCTTCGCACTGCACGTTCGGCACACCGAGATGCACTTGGGTTTCATTCGGAGCGGACTCACCGCCGTCGCATGA
- a CDS encoding MFS transporter — protein MTPPTSALPSALTAVLFGNALMRIAGATGGVLIGLYLAALVAAGRAFDAGLVGALTAVAFGAELVGALPMGVLADARTPRTMMTFGALLGAIAVQLFGLSSLVAVFFLARALEGLAVAATTPSVLAFLSEATATDAARRGKVMSFFEMSLLGGLAFGGVLASFLWKTIGHWGFSAAAGLYLAATGLFVYGAQGRGRPSNAWAGLRAALAAPMLRRLAPAWVCINAMVGVWLGSTLPFLLTLSDRRGQFLTGVFADNPDGVGWALFGYAVIFATGVTGWSFILHRLRRITALRMALGGLFAACLGFYLLNHAGGQPPLVRWLIGAGTALAIMVESGFTPTALALLAEAVGEQAGRGATMGVYSVLLGVGAVTGALLGGLGAKLAAMDGLIAVTALLAVGATLAVEWLARYESGFEKSP, from the coding sequence ATGACACCACCCACTTCCGCGCTGCCCTCGGCCCTGACCGCCGTTTTGTTTGGCAACGCCCTGATGCGGATTGCCGGCGCGACGGGCGGCGTGTTAATCGGCTTGTATCTCGCGGCCCTGGTCGCCGCAGGACGCGCGTTCGACGCCGGTCTCGTTGGGGCGCTCACCGCCGTCGCCTTTGGCGCGGAACTCGTCGGGGCGCTTCCCATGGGCGTCCTGGCCGATGCCCGGACGCCACGGACGATGATGACCTTCGGCGCATTGCTTGGCGCCATCGCGGTGCAGTTGTTTGGACTGAGCAGCCTGGTGGCGGTGTTTTTCCTGGCTCGCGCCCTCGAAGGGTTGGCGGTTGCCGCGACGACGCCATCGGTGCTGGCGTTTCTCAGCGAGGCAACCGCCACCGATGCGGCCCGGCGCGGCAAGGTCATGAGCTTTTTCGAGATGTCGCTGCTGGGCGGGCTGGCGTTCGGCGGCGTCCTGGCCAGCTTCTTGTGGAAAACCATCGGACACTGGGGCTTTTCGGCCGCGGCCGGCCTCTATCTGGCGGCCACCGGCTTATTCGTCTATGGCGCGCAGGGGCGTGGGCGGCCGTCAAACGCCTGGGCGGGACTGCGCGCGGCGCTGGCCGCGCCGATGTTGCGCCGCCTGGCGCCGGCGTGGGTTTGCATCAATGCCATGGTTGGCGTTTGGCTTGGCTCGACGCTGCCGTTTCTGCTGACCCTCTCCGACCGCCGCGGGCAGTTTCTCACGGGTGTTTTTGCCGACAACCCGGATGGCGTCGGGTGGGCGCTCTTTGGCTACGCGGTCATCTTTGCCACGGGCGTCACGGGGTGGAGCTTCATTCTCCACCGCCTGCGGCGGATCACGGCCCTGCGCATGGCGTTAGGCGGTTTGTTTGCGGCCTGTCTGGGGTTTTACCTGCTCAATCACGCCGGCGGCCAGCCACCGCTCGTTCGCTGGCTGATCGGCGCGGGAACGGCACTGGCCATCATGGTCGAAAGTGGATTTACGCCAACCGCGCTGGCGCTGCTGGCGGAAGCCGTCGGAGAACAAGCCGGGCGCGGCGCGACCATGGGCGTTTATTCGGTTTTGCTCGGTGTTGGCGCGGTGACCGGCGCGCTGCTGGGTGGACTGGGCGCAAAGCTGGCCGCCATGGACGGACTCATTGCCGTCACCGCGCTCCTAGCGGTCGGGGCGACCTTGGCCGTTGAGTGGCTGGCCCGCTATGAAAGCGGGTTTGAAAAATCTCCGTGA
- a CDS encoding DNA-methyltransferase, giving the protein MTTLFQTLPQPAYFTRNGACYLGDSLKLLRRLPGDCVDLVVTSPPFALLRQKAYGNRDQEEYVTWLCAFGNEIRRVLRDTGSFVLDLGGAYQRGVPVRSLHQYRVLLKMCDEVGFYLAEEFFWYNPAKLPSPIEWVNKRKLRAKDAVNTLWWFSKSEWPKADVRQVLVPYSERMKTLLRNPEAFYRPKNRPSGHGISSGFGTDNGGAIPSNLLRIPNTESSSSYLRLCKLVGVKPHPARFPAALPEFFIRFLTTEQDLVLDIFAGSNTTGYVAEQLGRKWIALELDASYVAGSALRFMESLSERDVTRMFASFAIGSRNEPVDLSGLPTLFDLAKVERGTW; this is encoded by the coding sequence ATGACAACACTGTTTCAGACATTGCCCCAGCCTGCCTATTTCACACGTAACGGTGCCTGCTACCTCGGCGATTCCTTGAAACTACTCCGGCGACTTCCGGGAGACTGTGTCGATCTTGTCGTTACATCTCCTCCATTCGCTCTCTTGCGACAAAAAGCATACGGAAATAGAGACCAGGAGGAGTACGTTACTTGGCTCTGCGCATTCGGCAACGAAATCCGCCGCGTGCTACGTGATACGGGTAGCTTCGTACTCGACCTAGGCGGCGCCTACCAGCGAGGTGTACCCGTTCGTTCTCTCCATCAATATCGTGTGTTGCTAAAAATGTGTGATGAAGTCGGCTTCTACCTCGCCGAGGAGTTCTTTTGGTACAACCCGGCGAAGTTACCCTCTCCAATCGAATGGGTGAACAAACGAAAGCTGCGAGCCAAGGACGCGGTGAACACCCTGTGGTGGTTTTCAAAGTCTGAATGGCCGAAGGCAGATGTCCGGCAGGTACTGGTACCGTACTCGGAGCGGATGAAGACTCTGCTCAGAAATCCTGAGGCTTTTTACCGGCCCAAAAACCGTCCGTCGGGCCACGGCATCAGCAGTGGCTTTGGAACTGACAATGGGGGTGCCATTCCTTCCAACCTGCTTCGGATCCCCAACACGGAGAGCAGCTCGTCTTACCTCCGGCTGTGCAAGCTCGTAGGGGTCAAGCCACATCCGGCAAGGTTCCCGGCGGCCTTGCCGGAGTTCTTTATCAGGTTTCTCACGACGGAACAGGATCTCGTTCTCGACATTTTTGCCGGATCGAACACGACTGGATACGTTGCGGAGCAACTCGGGCGCAAGTGGATCGCGCTGGAACTTGACGCAAGTTACGTTGCCGGCTCCGCACTCCGGTTCATGGAAAGCCTTTCTGAGCGTGACGTAACGAGAATGTTCGCCTCGTTCGCTATCGGTTCAAGGAATGAGCCGGTGGACCTTTCTGGACTGCCCACGCTGTTCGATCTGGCGAAGGTTGAACGTGGCACCTGGTGA
- a CDS encoding HEAT repeat domain-containing protein has product MSHSPREAERAWHYGMVDSDWIAFPILSVEESEWNLGSLREGRSLWRERTLTFLHVEGLINLFTVGSLKSITPQQRKPKGVTEGSEIQVKWKARFAPGDGRVIRVENGSLYYRLESKLESLRHFRLASNEEAFLSPEEQFKKNQVLAGQVTPLTGNACHCAGGCTTEKIKQMLASRERTVRFTGCKLAKVTKDTGLADQIQELAEDTAEDPYVRMEAKSYLCEVRGDSADKVFASTLLGDSDDQMRLEAAIALAEIGTQSSFELLCKVLNDHQQPLFLRRACAWGIGCHGTPESGRVLVRAFRDVEPEIRREALVALQDIGTVALDALLEGLQDSSSDIASGAAETLRRIDGLPVEQVAEKLTALLTNSAASTWPTWALANLPKEAVLPHIESLQDEKVRYAVSVLWAFLESWIAEDWTPKSTP; this is encoded by the coding sequence ATGTCGCACTCACCACGCGAAGCGGAGCGAGCCTGGCACTATGGCATGGTGGACTCGGATTGGATTGCCTTCCCAATTCTTTCGGTGGAGGAAAGCGAGTGGAATTTGGGCAGCCTACGGGAAGGTCGTTCGCTATGGAGAGAACGCACTCTGACTTTTTTGCACGTTGAGGGGCTGATAAACCTCTTCACTGTCGGTTCCTTGAAAAGCATCACCCCGCAACAACGCAAACCGAAAGGCGTAACTGAGGGGTCTGAGATTCAGGTGAAGTGGAAAGCCCGATTTGCCCCTGGCGACGGAAGAGTCATCAGAGTGGAAAACGGGAGTTTATATTACAGGCTTGAAAGCAAGCTGGAAAGTCTACGCCACTTTCGACTTGCTAGCAACGAAGAAGCTTTCCTCAGTCCAGAAGAACAGTTCAAGAAAAACCAAGTCTTGGCGGGTCAAGTTACTCCCCTGACTGGAAACGCATGTCATTGCGCCGGAGGATGCACCACTGAGAAGATTAAACAGATGCTCGCTTCACGCGAGCGCACCGTTCGATTTACCGGCTGCAAGCTCGCCAAGGTTACCAAGGACACCGGCCTTGCGGATCAAATCCAAGAGTTGGCAGAAGACACAGCGGAAGACCCGTACGTTCGCATGGAGGCAAAGTCTTACCTCTGTGAGGTCAGAGGAGACTCTGCTGACAAGGTGTTCGCCTCGACATTGCTGGGCGACTCCGACGATCAAATGCGGCTCGAGGCTGCCATAGCTCTTGCCGAAATCGGCACTCAGAGTTCTTTCGAGCTTTTGTGTAAGGTGCTTAACGACCATCAACAGCCATTGTTTTTGAGGAGGGCCTGTGCTTGGGGCATCGGGTGCCATGGGACTCCGGAGTCCGGTAGGGTCTTAGTCCGGGCGTTCAGGGACGTCGAGCCTGAAATCCGCCGAGAGGCGCTCGTTGCGCTTCAGGATATTGGAACTGTGGCTTTGGATGCTCTGCTGGAGGGGTTGCAGGACTCATCGAGCGATATTGCCTCCGGTGCTGCAGAGACCCTGCGCCGGATTGATGGCTTACCTGTGGAGCAGGTTGCTGAAAAACTAACTGCATTGCTAACGAATTCGGCGGCGTCAACTTGGCCGACTTGGGCGCTGGCGAACCTTCCGAAGGAAGCCGTCCTGCCTCACATTGAGTCACTGCAAGATGAAAAAGTCCGCTACGCTGTTTCGGTGCTATGGGCGTTCCTGGAAAGCTGGATTGCTGAAGACTGGACTCCGAAGTCAACACCGTGA
- a CDS encoding carotenoid biosynthesis protein, with protein sequence MTDTLQLLVGTVALRPYVFVFLLAYLFLAVARMGWLRTLVWTVTAYLIAFACEWSSIHNGFPFGLYHYIDRTSDRELWVAGVPFFDSLSFAFLSFISFEAAVLLRLPWTPRPTAADDRAARQSWWTIGYAGLLMMLLDIVIDPVTLQGERWFLGKLYYYPQGGPHFGVTIENYVGWFIVGVLITTTFRLLDATWLRRVPPRGAFEFPCQRLAPLGVYFGIFAFNIAVTFWIGETTMGWASTFLVLVIAWMFVQHLTAPRPRAAKSRAGNA encoded by the coding sequence ATGACCGATACGCTCCAACTGCTCGTCGGGACGGTGGCGCTCCGGCCCTACGTCTTCGTGTTTTTGCTGGCCTATCTGTTTCTGGCCGTGGCGCGGATGGGATGGCTGCGGACGCTGGTCTGGACGGTCACGGCTTACCTGATTGCCTTTGCCTGCGAGTGGAGTTCGATTCACAACGGGTTTCCGTTCGGGCTGTATCACTACATTGACCGGACGAGTGACCGGGAGTTGTGGGTGGCCGGTGTCCCTTTTTTCGACTCGCTGTCGTTTGCGTTTTTGTCGTTCATCAGTTTTGAAGCAGCCGTCCTGTTGCGCCTGCCGTGGACGCCCCGGCCGACTGCGGCCGATGATCGCGCGGCCCGGCAGTCGTGGTGGACGATTGGGTATGCGGGACTGCTGATGATGCTGCTCGACATCGTGATTGACCCGGTCACACTTCAGGGCGAGCGGTGGTTTTTGGGGAAGCTTTACTACTACCCGCAGGGCGGGCCGCATTTTGGCGTGACGATTGAAAACTACGTTGGGTGGTTCATCGTCGGCGTACTGATTACGACCACGTTTCGGCTGCTCGACGCCACTTGGCTGCGCCGCGTCCCACCGCGTGGCGCCTTCGAGTTCCCATGCCAGCGCCTTGCCCCGCTCGGCGTCTATTTTGGGATTTTTGCCTTCAACATCGCGGTCACGTTCTGGATTGGCGAAACGACCATGGGGTGGGCGAGCACGTTCCTGGTCTTGGTCATCGCGTGGATGTTCGTTCAGCACCTCACGGCGCCGCGCCCGCGCGCGGCCAAGTCCCGTGCCGGAAATGCTTAG
- a CDS encoding ATP-grasp domain-containing protein, which produces MPTRPLTMLCLASYEKGAEFMREVKRQGWRVYLVTSESIQNADWPRESLDDIFLMPDDNKKWRLNDVILGVSFLARTHRIDRIVALDDFDVETAAALREHLRVPGMGETTGRYFRDKLAMRAKAREHGVPAPPFTPVFNDEVVREYVAETPGPWLVKPRSEASTIGIQRVNSPDELWARLESLGDRRSFHLLEKFIPGDVYHVDSIVSEREVVFAAVSKYARPPIEVMHDGDVFATRIVEHDTDDEQQLLELNRRVLQSMGMVCGASHTEFIKAHADGTYYFLETSARVGGANIVELVEAATGVNLWAEWAKLECAEPFGGYRPPPPRRDYAGLLISLARQERPDTSAYNDPEVAWRLNKDFHAGLIVKSPSYDRITHLLNDYMARFRVDFFARQPVPDRPTC; this is translated from the coding sequence ATGCCGACTCGTCCGCTTACGATGCTGTGTCTGGCCAGTTATGAAAAAGGCGCGGAGTTCATGCGCGAGGTCAAGCGCCAGGGGTGGCGCGTGTATCTGGTTACCTCTGAAAGTATCCAGAATGCTGACTGGCCGCGTGAAAGTCTCGACGACATTTTTCTCATGCCGGATGACAACAAGAAGTGGCGGCTCAACGATGTGATTCTCGGCGTGAGCTTTTTGGCCCGAACGCACCGGATTGACCGCATCGTGGCGTTGGACGACTTCGATGTGGAAACCGCGGCCGCCCTGCGCGAGCACCTGCGCGTGCCGGGGATGGGGGAGACCACCGGCCGATATTTCCGCGACAAGCTGGCCATGCGCGCCAAGGCGCGGGAGCATGGCGTTCCGGCGCCGCCGTTTACGCCGGTGTTCAACGACGAGGTGGTGCGGGAGTATGTGGCCGAAACACCGGGTCCCTGGTTGGTCAAGCCGCGTTCGGAAGCTTCGACGATTGGTATCCAGCGCGTCAACTCGCCGGATGAACTGTGGGCCAGACTGGAAAGCCTAGGCGACCGGCGTTCCTTTCACTTGCTGGAAAAGTTCATTCCGGGCGATGTCTATCACGTGGACTCGATTGTTTCGGAGCGCGAAGTCGTGTTTGCGGCCGTGAGCAAGTACGCGCGCCCACCAATCGAGGTCATGCACGATGGTGATGTCTTTGCCACCCGCATCGTCGAGCATGACACCGATGATGAACAACAACTGCTGGAACTCAACCGGCGGGTTCTTCAGTCCATGGGCATGGTCTGTGGCGCTTCACATACTGAGTTCATCAAGGCGCACGCGGATGGCACGTACTATTTCCTTGAGACTTCAGCCCGGGTGGGCGGCGCTAACATCGTTGAGCTGGTCGAAGCGGCAACCGGGGTGAACCTCTGGGCGGAGTGGGCCAAGCTCGAATGCGCCGAGCCGTTTGGAGGCTATCGGCCACCACCGCCCCGGCGGGACTATGCCGGGCTTCTGATTTCACTGGCTCGGCAAGAACGCCCAGATACCAGCGCCTACAACGACCCGGAAGTCGCGTGGCGGCTCAACAAAGATTTTCATGCCGGCCTGATTGTCAAATCCCCCAGTTACGACCGCATCACGCACTTGCTGAACGATTACATGGCGCGCTTCCGGGTGGACTTCTTTGCGCGCCAACCGGTGCCTGACCGTCCCACCTGCTGA